TTGCCGCAGGAGAGAGCTGGGCGCGGGTGCAGGTGAGCGGCGTGCAGGGCGGGCGGCCCGTCGAGGTCGACGTCCTGTTGCGCCGGGATGCGGCGTCGCCGGCGGCGGGACGGTTGTGGAAGGAGATCCGCGTCAACGGTGTGCCGGGGCGCCGGTCCGACCTGCTGGGGCGGATGCCCTGCGTCCTGGTGTCCCCCGACGACATCCAGGTCGTCATCGGCCCGCCCGTCCTGCGGCGGCGCCTGATCGACCGCGTGCTGGTTCAGGTGAGCCCCGCGTACTTCGACCTGAGCCAGCGGTACGTGCGGGCGGTGGTCCAGCGCAACCGCCTGCTCCGGACGGGCGCCGCGCCGGTGGCCCTGGAACCCTGGGACGAGCAGGTGGCCACCCTGGGGGCAGCCGTGACCTCCCGGCGCCGGGAACTGGCGTCCCGGCTGGCGCGCGCGGCCGCGCGCGCCTATGGCGACCTGACGGGCGAACAGGCCGCGCTGCAGGTCTCCTACCGTCCGGATCTGGCGGGGAGTGGCGAGGCGGAGATGGTGGCGGCCGCCCGGCGCGCCATGGCGGCGCGGCGGGCGGCCGAGCGGGCCCGGGGACAGACCCTGGTGGGTCCCCACCGGGACGAAGTGTCCCTGGAGGTGGGCGGGCGGCTGCTGGGCTCCTTTGGCTCGCGGGGGCAGCAGTGGGCGGCGGTGGTGGCCCTGCGGCTGGCCGAGCACCGGATCCTGCGGGAGGAGACAGGCGAAGACCCGGTGCTGCTGCTGGACGACGTGCTGCAGGTCCTGGACGAGCCGCGTCGGGAGCGGCTGCTGGCGGCGGTGGAGGGGGCGCAGGTCCTGCTGACGGCGACCACGCCGCAGGCGGCCGGCGGGATCGGTGGGGCGGCGGTGTACGTTGTGGAGGGCGGCACCGTTGAGGCGCAGCCAGCTCACCTCCCTTAGGACGATCCTGCTCAATGCGGCATCCGCCCTGGGTGTGGAGCGCGCCGCCTGGGAGGCCCTGGTCCAGCAGGCGTGGGCGGAGGTGGTGGGCGGCGAAGCGGCGGCCCACAGCCGCCCGGTGGGCATCCGCGGACGCACGCTCCTGGTGGAGGTGGACGAAGCCGGGTGGGTGCAGGAGCTGACGGCCCGCCGGTCCGGGCTGCTGGCCGGGCTCAACCGCCACCTGGGAGGTCCCGTCCTGGAGGAGATGCGGGTGCGGATCGGCCGGAGGGAGGGCGCCGGAGGGCGGGGGAGAGAGTGAAGGCATACGTGTCGTTGGGGCAGGATGCGGTGGTGCGGGCGGACGATGTGGTGGCCGTCCTGGATATCCGCACCCTGCGGTCGTCGCCGCTCAACGGGCCCCTGCTGGACCGTCTGGAGGGTGCCGGGGGAGGGGCAGCCGGCCCGTGCAGGTCGGTGGTGGTGACCCGGACGCGGGCCGTGGCCTGCTCCCTGTCCGTGGAGGCGGTCAGGCGGCGCCTGGAAACCCTGGGGCGAGGGACGGCCGCGCCGGGCCTGCGTTGACGGGGGTTTTGCGGCCGTGATAGGATAAAACGTGCTCGTAGAGAGCATCGGGCCAGGGAGGGGCACCGGAGGTCGGAGGCCCCTCCCGCTTTGTTGACGGGCCCCGGCCCGGGGCCTCTCTCCCGGACGGAGACGACCATGCCGACCAACCCATCGTCCACGCCCTATACCGCCGAGCAGATCCAGGTCCTGGAGGGGCTGGAGGGCGTCCGCAAGCGCCCGGCCATGTACATCGGCAGCACGGGCCCCGACGGCCTGCACCACCTGCTGTATGAGGTCGTGGACAACGCCGTCGACGAGGCCCTGGCGGGCCGGTGCACCGAGATCGCGGTGATCCTGCACGCCGACGGCAGCGCGTCGGTGATCGACAACGGCGCTGGCATCCCCGTGGACCCCATCCCAAAGATCGGCCGCCCCGCGGTGGAGGTCGTGCTCACAACCCTGCACGCGGGTGGCAAGTTCGGGGGCGGCGGGTACCGGATCAGCGGCGGCCTGCACGGGGTGGGAGTCTCGGTGGTGAACGCCCTCTCCGAGTGGCTGGAGGTGGAGGTGTGGCGCGACGGCAAGGCCTGGAAGCAGCGCTTTGCCCGCGGGCGCAAGACCACCCCCCTGCAGGCGGTCGGCAGCACCCGGCGGACCGGAACCCGGGTGACCTTCAAGCCCGACCCCACGGTGATGACGGCGACCGAGTTCGACGCGGCCACCATCGCCCGGCGGCTGGACGACATCGCCTATCTGACCAAGGGCCTGCAGATCACCCTGCGGGACGAGCGCACCGGGCAGGAGAAGGTCTTCCGCCACGCGGGCGGGATCGCCGAGCTGGTGGCCACCCTGAACCGCTCCCGGGAGGCCCTCACGCCGGTCCTGCACATGCTCAAGGAGCGGGACGGGGTGGAGATCGAGTGCGCCCTGCAGTACACCGACACCTACCTGGAGCACATGCTCACCTACGTCAACACCATCCCCACCACCGAGGGGGGGACCCACCTGGCGGGGTTCCGGTCGGCCCTGACCCGGGCGATCAACGACTACGCCCGCCGGACGGGTGCCCTGCGCAACGGCGACCCCACCCTGGCGGGCGACGACGTGCGGGAGGGGCTGACGGCGGTCCTCAGCCTCAAGCTGCCCGAGCCCCAGTTTGAGGGTCAGACCAAGACCAAGCTGGGCAACACCGAGATCAAGGGCCTGGTGGAGTCCGTGTTCGGGGACTGGCTGGCCGAGTGGCTGGAGACCCACCCCGCGGACGCCCGGCGGATCGTCTCCAAGGCCCTGACGGCGGCGCGGGCCCGGGAGGCGGCCAAGCAGGCCCGGGAGCTGGTGCGGCGCAAGAGCGCCCTGGAGGTCTCGCCGCTGCCCGGCAAGCTGGCCGATTGCGTGGAGCGCGACCCCGAGCGCAGCGAGATCTTCATCGTGGAGGGCGAGAGCGCCGGCGGCTCCGCCAAGCAGGGGCGCGACCGCCAGTTCCAGGCCATCCTGCCCATCCAGGGCAAGATCCTCAATGTGGAAAAGGCCCGGCAGGATCGGATGGTCTCCCACGAGGAGATCCGGGCCATCATCACCGCCCTGGGGACCGGGTTCGGGGACCAGTTCAAGTTCGAGGAGCGCCGCTACGACCGGGTCATCATCATGTGCGACGCCGACGTGGACGGCAACCACATCCGCACCCTGCTGCTCACCTTCTTTTACCGGTACATGCGCCCGCTGATCGAGCACGGCAAGGTCTACATCGCCCAGCCTCCCCTGTACCTGATCCGGGCCGGGAAGGAGCGGCGCTACGCCTACTCGGACGAGGAGCGGCAGGTGGTGGTCAAGGAGTTCGAGCGCCGCGGCCTGCGCCCCGAGGTGCAGCGCTACAAGGGGCTGGGGGAGATGAACCCCGAGCAGCTGTGGGAGACCACCATGAACCCGGCGACCCGGACCCTCCTGCGGGTGGAGGTGGAGGACGCGGCCGCCGCCGACGAGATCTTCAGCAAGCTCATGGGAGAAGACGTGGAGCCCCGGCGCGAGTTCATCGTGCGGTACGCCCGGGAGGTGCGCAACCTGGACATCTGAACCGGAGGGGCCCGGCCCCACGGTCCTGCCGCAAGGAGACCCCATGGCTCTCGCCGACGAGACCCGGATCGTCCCCAAGCCCATCGAGGAGGAGATGAAGACCTCCTACCTCGACTACGCCATGTCGGTGATCGTCAGCCGGGCCCTGCCCGACGTGCGGGACGGTCTGAAGCCGGTCCAGCGGCGCATCCTCTACGGAATGCTGGAGGCCGGGCTGCGCCCCGACCGTCCCTACCGCAAGTCCGCGGCGGTGGTGGGCGACGTCATGAAGAAGTACCACCCCCACGGCGACGCGCCCATTTACGAAGCGCTGGTGCGCATGGCCCAGCCGTGGTCGTTCCGCTACCCTCTGGTGGATGGCCAGGGGAACTTCGGCAGCGTGGACGGCGACCCGCCGGCGGCCATGCGCTACACCGAGTGCCGCCTCACGCCGCTGGCCCTGGAGCTGCTGGCCGACATCGACAAGGACACGGTGGACTTCGCCCCCAACTACGACGAGTTCGAGCGCGAGCCGGTGGTCCTGCCCGCCCGGATTCCCAACCTGCTCATGAACGGGGCCGCGGGCATCGCCGTGGGCATGGCCAGCAGCATCCCCCCCCACAACCTGGGGGAGCTGGTGGACGGCCTGGTGGCCCTCATCGATACGCCCAAGATCAGCGACGACGACCTCTTCCGGATCATCAAGGGTCCCGACTTCCCCACCGGCGGCATCATCCTGGGCCGGGACGGGATCCGGGCAGCCTACACCACCGGCCGGGGCAGCATCACCGTGCGCGCCAAGGCGGAGATCGAGGAGCTGCGGGGCGGGCGCACGGCGGTGGTGATCACCGAACTGCCCTTCATGGTCAACAAAGCGGCCCTCATCCAGCGGATCGCCGACCTGGTGCGGGCCAAGAAGCTGGTGGGGGTGTCGGACCTGCGGGACGAGTCGGACCGGTCCGGGATGCGCATCGTGGTGGAGCTGCGCCGGGACAGCAACCCCCAGATCGTGCGCAACCAGCTGTACAAGCACACCCAGATGCAGACCACCTTCGGGGCCAACCTGCTGGCCCTGGTGGACGGGGTGCCCCGCACCCTCACCCTGCGGGAGATGCTGGAGCACTTCCTGCGCCACCGCCGCGCGGTGGTCATCCGGCGGACCCGGTTCGAGCTGGCGCGGGCGGAAGAGCGGGCCCACATCCTGGAGGGGCTGAAGGTGGCCCTCCGCCACCTGGACGCGGTCATCGCCCTGATCCGCAAGGCCCCCGACGTTCCCGCGGCCCGGCGGGGGCTGATGGCGAAGTTCCGGCTCAGCGAGCGGCAGGCCGACGCGATCCTGGACATGCGGTTGCAGCGGCTCACCCAGCTGGAGCGGGAGAAAATTGACCAGGAGCACGCCCAGCTGGTCAAGGACATCGCCCGGTACCGGGAGATGCTGAAGGACGCCGACACCCCGCGGCCGCGCCTGATCATGGCCGCCATCCGTACGGAGCTGCTGGAGATCAAGGAGAAATACGCCGACCCGCGCCGCACGCGCATCACCAGCAAGGAGGCCGAGGAGTTCGAGGCCGAAGACCTGATTCCCGACGCCGACGTGGTCATCAGCCTGACCCACCAGAACTACATCAAGCGCCAGCCCCTGGAGACCTACCGGCTGCAGCGCCGGGGCACCCGGGGGGTGCTGGGCGCCCCCACCCGGGAAGAGGACTACGTGCAGCAGGTGCTGACCACCACCAACCACGCCTTCCTGCTGCTCTTCAGCGACCGGGGGAAGGTCTACCGGATGAAAGCCCACGAGGTCCCCGAAGCGGGCCGCACGGCCCGCGGCACGGCGCTGGTGAACCTGCTGGCGCTGGCCGGGGGCGAGCGCATCAACGCCATGATTGCCCTGCGGTCCTTCGAGGACGAGGGCAGCGTGTTCATGGTGACCCGCCGGGGCGTGGTCAAGCGCACCGGGCTGATGGAGTTCATCAATGCCAAGCGGGCCGGGATTTTCGCCATCACCCTGGACCGGGGCGACAGCCTGGTGGACGTGAAGCTGATCGGCAAGGACACCCACATCGTCCTGGCCACCCGCCAGGGGCGGGCCATCCGCTTCCGGGCGGGGCAGGTGCGGGAGATGGGCCGCTCGGCCCGGGGGGTGCGGGGCATCCGGTTGCGGGAGGGGGATGAGGTGGTGGGCGTGGCCGACGCCCGCGAGGGCCGCACCCTGCTCACGGTTACCGAGCAGGGGCTCGGCAAGCGCACGCCCGTGGGCCACTACCCCCTGAAGAGCCGCGGGGGCCTGGGCGTCATCAACATCAAGGTCACGGCCCGGACCGGTCCGGTGGTCGGGGTGCGGGCGGTGGACGACGACGACGAGATCCTGCTGGGGACCACCGGCGGGGTGTTCAACCGGATTCCCGTCTCCCAGGTTCCGGTGCTGGGCCGCCACGCCCAGGGCGTCCGGGTGCTGAAGCTGGGCGAGGGCGAAACCCTCGCCGCCGTGGCGCGCATCCCCGCCCGGGACTGACATGCGGCGGTCCTCGCTGCGTCGCAGCCTGGCGGCCGCGGGCGTGATCGGCGCCACCGTGGCCCTGCACGAGCTGGCCCACGCCTGGGCGGCGCTGCGCCTGGGGGGCCGGGTGCGGGAGGTGGGCGTGGGGTTCGGCCCGCCGCTGCTGCGGGGTGCCCTGCGGGGCATTCCCGTGGTCCTGCGGGTGCTGCCGGTAGGAGGCTATGCCGCCGTGGACACGGAGACCCTGCCGGTGCGCCGGCGGATCCCCGTGCTCCTGGCAGGCCCCCTGGCCAACGTAGCGGCGGGCCTGGCGCTGCTCCTGGGTCTGCGGGGGCACCCGGCTCCCGCCCGGACGGGCTCGCGCCCCCTGGAGATCAGCGGGGTGGTGGGCGCGCTCGCGGCGCTGGCGGGGGCTGCCCGGCACGGAGCGGGTGCGGTGGGCCGCGTTGCCGGGGCGGTGAACCTGGGGCTGGGCCTGATGAATCTTCTTCCGGTGTACCCGCTGGACGGCGGCCACGTGGTGGTGGGCCTGATGGAAGCCCGCGGGCTCCCGGCGCGTGTGCGCCAGGCGTTTGTGCGTCTGTCCTTGCTGGTGTTCGTCCTGCTGGCCGAGGCCGCCCTGCTGGCCGACCTCCGCCGCCTGGCGGAGTCAGACGCGCGTCCGTGATGGCACCGGCGGATGCCGGCGCCGTCTCTTCGCCCCCATCTGTCCGCCCGTGCCCGTAACCGTCCGACTGGCAGACCCCTCGGTGGTCCCTCTGCCCCGTGTGGTCGGGGGGACGGAGGCCGCTCCGGAGGAGTGGCAGGCGTGGAGTGAGGAACCCGGGGCCGAACTGGTGGCCGTCGACGACGGACGGGTGGTCGGGGGCATCCATGTCAGCATGGTCGGCCGCGCCGAGGCATGGATGGAAAATCTCCGGGTGGATCCGCAGGCCCGGGGCCGCGGCATCGGCTCCCGCCTGATCCAGGAGGCGGAGGCGGTGGCGCGGCGCTACGGCGCCGCCGCGATGCGCGCCGGAGTCCCCTCTCACGCGCACGCCGCCCGCGCCGTGGTCGAGCGGGCGGGCTACCGCCCCCTGGCGCGCTGCGCGGTGGTGTCCGCGCCGGCCTCCGGCCTGCCCCCGGACCTGACGGCGGAGGTCCTCCCCCCCGCGGGTGCGGCCGACGTGATGCGGCTGGCGGGCAGCAGCCGCGTGCTGGCGGCCTGGGCGGGTCTGATTCCCCTGGGGTGGCGGTTCCGCCGGCTGGTGCCCGAGCTCGTGCGCGGGCTGGCCCGCGACGGCCGGGTGGTGGTGGCGCGGCGTCCGGAGGGGGCGGAGGCGGCGGTGGCGGTGTACGCCCGCCGGGGGGATGTGGCGGTCCTGTCGTGGGTGGAGGGCCCGCCCGACGGGCAGCAGGCGGCGGTGGGCCGGGTGGTGGAGCGGGCCCGCCCGGCGCGCCTGGTGGCGTTCACCCCCGATCCCGCGCTCCTGGCGTTCGCGGCGCGGTGGAGCCCGCACCCCTGGTGCCCCGACGGCCTGGTGGTGGTGCACAGGAGCCTGGCGTCATAGGACTCCACGCCCGTCCGGGTGTGGGGGAGGGAATCCTGGGCCCGCACCGAAGGCACAGGTGATCCCCGATCTCTCTCTGTGGGGGATCGAGTGCGTCCGGTGCCGGAGGTGAGATCCGTGAGCAACGGGGCATCGCGGGCTCCGTGGGGGCCGGTCGTTGTGGCGGTGATTGTCGCCGCCCTGGTGGCCGGCGGCGCGGGCTACTGGGCGGGCCAGCGGCGGGCGGCCGCGCCTGCGCCGGAAGAGCGCAAGCTGGAGATCTTCCACTGGTGGACGGCCGGGGGCGAACGGGAGGCCGCCGACGCCATGTTCCAGGCGCTGCGGGAGAAGTACCCCGACATCCAGGTGGTGGAAAACCCCGTGGCCGGCGGCGGAGGGGTCAGCCATCGGGTGGTCCTCCAGGCCCGGCTGTCGGCGGGGATCCCGCCCGACACGTGGCAGACCCTGGGCGGGGCCGAGCTGAAGTCCTACGTGGACGGAGGCTACCTGACGCCCCTGGATGACCTCTACGCCGAGCTCAACTACGCCGATGCCATCCCCAAGCCGCTGCTGGGCGCCGTGACCATCGACGGACACCCCTACGTGGTGCCGCTGAACATGCACATCCAGAACATCCTGTACTACAACAAGAAGCTTTTTGACGAACTCAGGCTGACGCCCCCCACTACCGTGGACGAGCTGCTGGCGGTGGCCCGGGCCATCAAGGCGGCCCGCCCGCGCATGGCGCCCCTGGCCCTGGGCACCAAGGAGAAGTGGGAGGCGGCGTTCGTCCTGGACAGCATCCTCCTGGAGGAAGGCGGGCCCGAGTACTACGTCCGGCTGTACAAGGGCGAGGTGGACGTAGCCACCGACCCGACGTACCGGCGGGCCCTGGAGAGGCTGGCGCAGCTGGCCCCGTACATCTACCCCTTCCACGCCGGCCTGACCTGGGACGAGTCCTGCGGCCTGGTGGTCTCGGGGGATTCGGCGATGGTCCTGATGGGCACCTGGGCCATCGGGTACTTCAAGAGCCGCGGGTGGGAGCCGGGGCGGGACTTCGGCGCGGTGACCTTCCCCCAGAAGCCCGACCGCATCCTGCTCTTCCACCCGGACACCTACGGCCTGGCCAAGGGGGCGCCGCACCCGCGCACCACCCGGGACTGGCTGCGGGTGGTGGCGTCGCCTGAGCTGCAGGTCCCCACCGACGTCACCCAGGGCGGGTTGTTCGCGCGGCTGGACATCGAGCCGTCCCGGTTCCCCGACCCCATCCGGCAGGAGCTGCAGACCTTCGTGCGCGCCAACCCGGGCAAGCTGATCCTGGACCAGCACGGCAGCATCGCGCCCTTCAGCTTCACCCAGGCCTACTGGGACGTGGCGGCGGCGTTTACCGCCAAGCCGGATGTCTCGGCCACCGTGCGGCGGGTGGCTGAGCTGTTCACGACCTACAACGTCAGGGACGGAGCTGCCTGGTACCGGTGGCCGTAGGCTGACGGGGGCGGCGCGGGTCCCGCAGGGCGGGGGCCCGCGCCGCCCCCGCGTCGTCCCCCAGTCACGCCCCGCCGGATCTGTGCCCGTGCCCGCCCTCCCCTCGCCCGTCTCGCGACGCCGCGTGGCCGAGGCGGCGCCGTTTGCCCTGCCCCTGCTGGTGTTCCTGGTGATCCTCTACGCGATGCTGGCGTGGACGTTTTACGTGTCGGTGTCCGACTGGCAGGGCACCGCGCCCCGGTACGGATTTGCCGGGCTGCGGTGGTACCGGCTCATGGTCAGCCTGGACCGGTTCTGGGTGGACGTGGGCAACAACCTGCGCTGGCTGACCCTGGGCGTGGCCCCCACGGTGGCGGTGGGCCTGGCCGTGGCCTACCTGCTGGAGATCGGGCCCGCGCGGGGGCTGGAGGCCTACCTGCGGACGCTGATCCTCTACCCCGCGGCCATGTCGTTCGTGGTCACGGGGACCATCTGGTCGTGGATGTACCAGCCCGACCGGGGGGTCCTCAATACGCTGCTGCGCAGCGTGGGGCTGGACCGCCTGGCGGGTGGATACACCACCGATCCGGCCACCGCCACCTACTGGCTGATCGTGATCTTTGTCTGGCAGTACCTGGGCCTGACGGTGCTCATCCTGCAGGCATCGCTGCGTAGCGTGGAGTTGCAGGAGATGGTGGAGTCGGCGATGCTGGACGGCGCGGGCCGGCTGCGCATCCTCACGGCGGTCGTCCTGCCCAACATTCGGGGCGGCATCCTCATCGTGGTGTCGCTGCTGCTGATCTCGGCCCTGAAGGTCTTCGACATCGTCTACGTGGTCACGTTCGGCGGCCCGGGCTACGCCACCGACGTGCTGGCCCTGTTTCAGTTCATCGCCACGTTCCAGCAGCACCTGGTGGCCCTGGGCGCGGGGCTGGCGGTGGTGATTTTCGCCCTGGCCTTCCTCATCATCATCCCCTACACCGTGTACGCGTTGCAGCGGTGGTTTGAATGAGGCGGCGGGATCTTCCCCTGCGGGCGCTGGTGGCCATCACGGTGGCGGCCCTGTCGGTCGCCTACCTGCTCCCGGTGTACGTGATGGTGGTCACGTCGCTGAAGACGCCCCTGGAGATCACCCAGCGCCAGTACCTGGTACCCGGGGGCAGCTGGCAGGTGGCCAACTACGCCACCGCCCTGCGGCTCGTGTGGCCGTCGCTGGTGAACTCCACCGTGATCGCGGCCACCGTCACCGCCCTGGCGGTGTTCATCGGAGGGCTGGGCGGATACTTCCTGGCCCGGTTCCGGTGGCCCATCACCCGGACGCTGTTCGTGCTGCTGGCCATCGCCCTGTACCTGCCCTATCAGGCGGTCCTGATCCCGCTGGTGCAGATCGTGGCGGCCGCCCGGCTGGCCCTCACCCACGCGGGGTTGATCCTGAGTTATCTCATCCTCAACGTGCCCCTGGCGGCGGTCCTGATGGCCACGTTCTTCTTCTCCGTGCCCCGGGAGCTGGAGGAGTCGGCGGAGGTGGACGGGGCCTCCCGGCTGCAGATCTTCTTCCGGATCGTCTCGGTGGTGTCGCTGCCGGGGTATGCCTCGACAGCCATTCTGGTGTTCATCCAGGTGTGGAACGAGTTCCTGCTGGCCCTCACCCTCTCGTCGCCCTACACGACCACCGTGCAGGTGAAGCTGGCGGAGGTGAAGGGCAGCTACGTGGCGCTGTACAATCTCCAGATGGCGGCGGCCCTCGTCACGGTCCTGGTGCCCCTGGGGGTCTTTCTGGCCCTGGGCAAGTACTTCATCCGGGGGATCCTGGCGGGGGCGCTGCGGGGCTGAGGGGAACCGGGAGGGCGGATGGACGCCCGCTCCTGCGGGATTCACAGCCTGGTTGCCGACGTGGTGGTGGTGGCCGACAGCGCCGTCCTGCTCGTGCGGCCCGCGGCGCCTCCCGATGGGGCGCCCGGCTGGCGGCTGGTGGGGGACGGCCTGCGGTTCGGCGAGCCTCCCGCCTCGGCCGCCCGGCGGGCCCTGCGGGAGCAGGTGGGCCTGGACCCCGAGGACGTGGTGCTGGCCGAGGTGGAATCCACCGTGGACGATGTCTGGCGCCTGACGTTTCACTTCCGGTGCGAGGCGGACCGCCCGCCGTCTCCCGGGCCGGGGATCCTGGAGGCGCGGTTCTTCCAGGTGGAGCACCTGCCCCCGCTGGCGCGCGGGCCGTGGGAGCGGGACGTCATCTTCCGGGTGATTGGTGCATCGGGAGGGGTGATGTGATGGGAAGCCCTCCGCCCGCCACCCGCCTGCTGTACCTGGCCGACTCCTATCTGCGGGAGTTCGACGCGGCGGTGACGGCCGTGGAGGGGTCGGCGGTGGCCCTGGACGCCACCGCCTTCTACCCCGGCGGCGGGGGCCAGCCCGCCGACGTGGGGGTGGTGAGGTGGGCGACGGGCACGGCGCCGGTGGTGGAGGTGCGCCGGGACGGGCAGACTGTCTGGCACGTCCTGGACGGCTCCCCGCCCGCCGAGGGCACGCCGGTGCGCGGCGCGCTGGACTGGCCCAGGCGCTACGCCATCATGCGGCATCACACGGCGTTGCACGTGCTGGTGGGCGTGATCTACCGGCTGTACGGCGCCCGGGTCACCGGCGGCGCCATCTACCCCGACCGCGCCCGCATGGACTTCTCCCTGGAGGATCTCTCCCCGGCGCGGGTGGCCGCCATCGAGGCGGAGGCCAACCGGGTGATCGCCGAGGACAGGCCCATCCGGGTGCGGTGGGTCTCTCGGGAGGAGTTCGAGCGGTCGGACCTCATGCGCCTGGCGCGGGCGCGGCTGCCCGAGGAGATCCGGGAGGTGCGGGTCGTGGAGATCGACGGGTTCGACGCGCAGGCCGACGGCGGAACCCACGTGGCCCGCACGGCCGAGATCGGCCGGCTGCGGATCACCAGGACCGAGAACAAGGGGCGGGTGAACCGGAGGTTGGAGATCGCCCTGGAGGCGGGCGGACCGGCGGGAGGAGGACCATGACCACTCTGGTGTGCGCCGTGTGCGGGCATCGAGGCCCCCGGGCCGGGGAGTGGTTCGAGGGGACCGAGCGGGATCTGCTGCTCGATCCCGACGAGACCGCCGTAGAGGAGGGGGCGGTGCTGTGCGGGGACTGCTACCGGCGGCTGGATCCGGAGGAGCGGCCGCGGTGGCGGCCGCTCGAGCATCCGCGTCACCGCCGGCGCGCGTCACGGACCCCGCCGCGCTGAGGACGACGGGCGGGATGCGCCCCGCCCGCGGCGGAGCGCGCCGATGCCGGCAGGAGTTACCGGCGCGCGGGTCCAACGTTTCCATGGATCCCGGAGGTTGGATATCCCATGCAGTGGCATCCCGCCGGCGATCTGGCTGCCCGGTTGCGCCGCATCGTCGCCGCCCTCAGGCTCGACTACATCGACCCGGCCCGCGTTCGCTGCGTGCGGGTGACGGGATCCCGGGCCAATGCCCTGGCCCGCATCTGGGGGTTGCCGCCGGTGTTTCAGAGGGCCCTGCGCCTCCCGGCCCACTACGTCATCGAGTTCATGGTGCCTGCGTTCGACCGGCTGCGCCGGGAGGAGCAGGATCGGGTGATCATCCACGAGCTGCTGCACATCCCCCGCACGTTCAGCGGGGGGATCCGACCCGAGAGTTCCCCGCCGCTGAGGATCAGCCGGCGGACCGTCGAGCAGTACTACCGCCAGTACCTGGCCGCCATGCGGGGCCGCGTCGCCGATGGTGGACCGCGCGGAGGCTCGGCCCCGCGGGGGCGCCGGCCGCGCCGGTCCGCGTGACGCCGCCGACCCGGCCGGCGGCTCCGGGTGCCCGGTCCCGGACGTGACCCGCCTCTACCTGGTCCGCTACGGCGAGTCTGTCTGGAGCGCGCA
This window of the Armatimonadota bacterium genome carries:
- the recF gene encoding DNA replication and repair protein RecF (All proteins in this family for which functions are known are DNA-binding proteins that assist the filamentation of RecA onto DNA for the initiation of recombination or recombinational repair.), encoding MRLARLRAVNFRNHRRTDVALSFGANVFVGRSAQGKTSLLEAVGMAATGRSHRARQDAEVIAAGESWARVQVSGVQGGRPVEVDVLLRRDAASPAAGRLWKEIRVNGVPGRRSDLLGRMPCVLVSPDDIQVVIGPPVLRRRLIDRVLVQVSPAYFDLSQRYVRAVVQRNRLLRTGAAPVALEPWDEQVATLGAAVTSRRRELASRLARAAARAYGDLTGEQAALQVSYRPDLAGSGEAEMVAAARRAMAARRAAERARGQTLVGPHRDEVSLEVGGRLLGSFGSRGQQWAAVVALRLAEHRILREETGEDPVLLLDDVLQVLDEPRRERLLAAVEGAQVLLTATTPQAAGGIGGAAVYVVEGGTVEAQPAHLP
- a CDS encoding DUF721 domain-containing protein, with translation MRRSQLTSLRTILLNAASALGVERAAWEALVQQAWAEVVGGEAAAHSRPVGIRGRTLLVEVDEAGWVQELTARRSGLLAGLNRHLGGPVLEEMRVRIGRREGAGGRGRE
- the gyrB gene encoding DNA topoisomerase (ATP-hydrolyzing) subunit B, whose protein sequence is MPTNPSSTPYTAEQIQVLEGLEGVRKRPAMYIGSTGPDGLHHLLYEVVDNAVDEALAGRCTEIAVILHADGSASVIDNGAGIPVDPIPKIGRPAVEVVLTTLHAGGKFGGGGYRISGGLHGVGVSVVNALSEWLEVEVWRDGKAWKQRFARGRKTTPLQAVGSTRRTGTRVTFKPDPTVMTATEFDAATIARRLDDIAYLTKGLQITLRDERTGQEKVFRHAGGIAELVATLNRSREALTPVLHMLKERDGVEIECALQYTDTYLEHMLTYVNTIPTTEGGTHLAGFRSALTRAINDYARRTGALRNGDPTLAGDDVREGLTAVLSLKLPEPQFEGQTKTKLGNTEIKGLVESVFGDWLAEWLETHPADARRIVSKALTAARAREAAKQARELVRRKSALEVSPLPGKLADCVERDPERSEIFIVEGESAGGSAKQGRDRQFQAILPIQGKILNVEKARQDRMVSHEEIRAIITALGTGFGDQFKFEERRYDRVIIMCDADVDGNHIRTLLLTFFYRYMRPLIEHGKVYIAQPPLYLIRAGKERRYAYSDEERQVVVKEFERRGLRPEVQRYKGLGEMNPEQLWETTMNPATRTLLRVEVEDAAAADEIFSKLMGEDVEPRREFIVRYAREVRNLDI
- the gyrA gene encoding DNA gyrase subunit A, yielding MALADETRIVPKPIEEEMKTSYLDYAMSVIVSRALPDVRDGLKPVQRRILYGMLEAGLRPDRPYRKSAAVVGDVMKKYHPHGDAPIYEALVRMAQPWSFRYPLVDGQGNFGSVDGDPPAAMRYTECRLTPLALELLADIDKDTVDFAPNYDEFEREPVVLPARIPNLLMNGAAGIAVGMASSIPPHNLGELVDGLVALIDTPKISDDDLFRIIKGPDFPTGGIILGRDGIRAAYTTGRGSITVRAKAEIEELRGGRTAVVITELPFMVNKAALIQRIADLVRAKKLVGVSDLRDESDRSGMRIVVELRRDSNPQIVRNQLYKHTQMQTTFGANLLALVDGVPRTLTLREMLEHFLRHRRAVVIRRTRFELARAEERAHILEGLKVALRHLDAVIALIRKAPDVPAARRGLMAKFRLSERQADAILDMRLQRLTQLEREKIDQEHAQLVKDIARYREMLKDADTPRPRLIMAAIRTELLEIKEKYADPRRTRITSKEAEEFEAEDLIPDADVVISLTHQNYIKRQPLETYRLQRRGTRGVLGAPTREEDYVQQVLTTTNHAFLLLFSDRGKVYRMKAHEVPEAGRTARGTALVNLLALAGGERINAMIALRSFEDEGSVFMVTRRGVVKRTGLMEFINAKRAGIFAITLDRGDSLVDVKLIGKDTHIVLATRQGRAIRFRAGQVREMGRSARGVRGIRLREGDEVVGVADAREGRTLLTVTEQGLGKRTPVGHYPLKSRGGLGVINIKVTARTGPVVGVRAVDDDDEILLGTTGGVFNRIPVSQVPVLGRHAQGVRVLKLGEGETLAAVARIPARD
- a CDS encoding site-2 protease family protein; amino-acid sequence: MRRSSLRRSLAAAGVIGATVALHELAHAWAALRLGGRVREVGVGFGPPLLRGALRGIPVVLRVLPVGGYAAVDTETLPVRRRIPVLLAGPLANVAAGLALLLGLRGHPAPARTGSRPLEISGVVGALAALAGAARHGAGAVGRVAGAVNLGLGLMNLLPVYPLDGGHVVVGLMEARGLPARVRQAFVRLSLLVFVLLAEAALLADLRRLAESDARP
- a CDS encoding GNAT family N-acetyltransferase; its protein translation is MVPLPRVVGGTEAAPEEWQAWSEEPGAELVAVDDGRVVGGIHVSMVGRAEAWMENLRVDPQARGRGIGSRLIQEAEAVARRYGAAAMRAGVPSHAHAARAVVERAGYRPLARCAVVSAPASGLPPDLTAEVLPPAGAADVMRLAGSSRVLAAWAGLIPLGWRFRRLVPELVRGLARDGRVVVARRPEGAEAAVAVYARRGDVAVLSWVEGPPDGQQAAVGRVVERARPARLVAFTPDPALLAFAARWSPHPWCPDGLVVVHRSLAS